A window of Mytilus edulis chromosome 10, xbMytEdul2.2, whole genome shotgun sequence contains these coding sequences:
- the LOC139493291 gene encoding uncharacterized protein — translation MYTLMSIFSSNGYNLRFGVIELRMYSYGNTLENQNNEKNNSHTKFQFYTKIENDDKQRPNVQKMYQSIFYEWKDKSYLSLNQSDEEGTNIKYFNENDPISNTNSNEENSASHYQSPMNRRSKIKTNRTKQQNNRNTRKPLLIVSADYIVRQSFEEYLFSKRQYEERPMVLWPPIHPLLPFKNRRLDHDSI, via the exons ATGTATACACTAATGAGTATATTTTCGAGCAATGGATACAACTTACGGTTTGGAGTGATCGAGCTTCGTATGTATTCTTATG GTAATACTTTAGAAAACCAAAACAAT gaaaaaaataattcgcATACTAAGTTTCAGTTctatacaaaaattgaaaatgacgaTAAACAGAGACCGAACGTTCAAAAGATGTATCAATCTATTTTTTACGAGTGGAAGGACAAATCTTATTTGTCCCTTAACCAGTCAGATGAGGAAGGAACTAACATCAAATATTTCAACGAGAATGACCCG ATTAGCAACACCAACTCTAATGAAGAAAACTCTGCATCACATTATCAGAGTCCTATGAACAGAAGAAGTAAGATAAAAACCAATAGAACGAAGCAACAAAATAATCGAAACACCCGGAAGCCATTACTTATTGTTTCTGCTGATTACATTGTAAGGCAAAGTTTCGAGGAATATTTGTTCTCTAAAAGACAGTATGAAGAGCGACCAATGGTACTCTGGCCACCAATCCATCCTCTACTACCGTTTAAAAACAGACGTCTTGACCATGATAGTATTTGA